AAAGAATCGCTCCAGCGTCGCCTCGGTCGCAGCGCCCGCCGTCGAGCCGCTCTCGACGAGCGGCGCACGGCGCGACCACAATATGTCGGTGAGAATGATGTCGGTCGCCGCATCGGCCGAGTCGAGCACGCCGTTCAACGTCGCGTCGAACATGTAATCGCCGACCATCAGAATGCCGGGGAGCTTGCGTGGCTCGGGACGATGATTGACGGCGCGGCGCCGCGTCCTCAACCCGCCGGGGAGCGCATTGACCGACGCCATCCAGCGATGGACACGCCGATCGAGCAGCAGATCATGCGCCTGCGACAGTTGGGGCGGCAGCGCGTCGAGGCACAATCTCTCGATGCGCTCGTCTGCGACATTGGCGAGGCTCAAGGCGGCGTTGCCGGCGATGAGAAAGGCGAGCGCGCCGAGCTGGCCGAAGTCGTGGCGCGCGCTCTCGTCATAGACGCAGCAGCCGTCGAATGCGTCGAGCATGAACCAGTCGGCGGGAATATGCTCGCGCCAGAACGGACGCTCGAACAGCAGCGTCGCGCGCAGATAATGGCCGGGCCGATCGAAATAAGCGATGTGGCGGTCGATCGTTTCCTGCAGCAGCGTCGAGCGCCAATGAATCATCGACAGAGCGGTGAGCGGCAGGGCGAGCGCGACATAATCGAAAATCTGCGTCTCGACGAAGCCGTTGCAGTCGACCTCGAGCGCATAGGTTCCGTCGCCCAGCGGCTGCACCGAACGCACGATGGAGTTGAGGCGCAGCTCGGCGTCGAGATCGTCGACGAGGCGTTCGACGATCTGCTCATTGCCGCCGATCACCGAATAGATATCCATGTAGCCGTCAACGTCCATCAGCGCGTTCTTCAGAAAGGTGAGGCCGTTGGTCTGGTGCGGCGGCGCCGAGACGTCGCTATGCGCCATGGCGCGCACATAGCGGCGAGCGGTCTCGTCGCTTATCTCGCGCGTGAGCAGCGCCTCGGCCGAGATCTGCGACCAGGGATGCGCGTTGTCGACCTCTGCGACGGAGTGATAGAAGGCGTCGGGACCGAGCATTTCCGCGCATCTCGTGCGAAAGGCGACGACCTCGTCGCGCGTGCGCTCGGAAAAATTCTGCGCGAGATCGTCTGGCGACAGAATGATCTTGCGATCGATGACGCAGGGGCCGCCGGAGATATGCTTGATGCCGAGCCCGAGCTCGTCGACGATCAGCTGGCGCAGGGGATCGGGGCCGCGGCTCGAATAATCGTAGATTTCGGCGACGCCCGCCTCATATGGACCGACTCCGGGGAACTCGCGCGTGACGATCTTTCCGCCCGGCCGCTCGCTCGCCTCGAAGATCACGATCTCGCAGGCGTCGCCGGCCTTGTCGGCGAGATGACGGGCGGTGAACAATCCGCCGGGGCCGCCGCCGACGATGGCGACCCGCTTCTTATGCGACGAAGGCGTCGCAGCGGACTTCGGATCGAACTGCACATTCATTCGCAAATCTCCTATGCGTGGCTCCCGTGGCGCGGAGGCGCGCGCAGGCCTCGAGCGAGGAGATCGAACCTCGCGTCGATGGCGCAGGCGGCTTCAAAGACGCCTGCTCGGGCGCCTCGATGCCGAAATGATCCGCTCGTCCACAGTCGTATCGTCAGAAAAGGGACTCGGGCTGTGCTTCCATCATGCGAAAGGGAAACTGGCGTCCGGCCTCGACGCGGCAATCGGGGATACGCGAGCGCTCGATGAAGTGGTTAGCGATCGGTTGCACGGCGTATGGGAGCGATACGCGCTCATTATGTGTGGGGCGTCGCAACATTGCGTAGACTCACGCAGCGCGGCGGCGCGACCTGCGTAGAACCACGCAGCGCCAATGTGCGATTTGGATATTTTGTTGCCTATGGAGCCTTTGCAAATGACCGTCTCACATCCTTCCGCAAAGCCCCGCCTGCTCATCGCGACCGATGACGCCGCCGCCGGCGGCACGGCGCAGGTCGCCTATCAGATGGCCGCCGCCCTCGTCGGCGAATTCGACATCTCATTCGCCGGGCGACGCAACGCCGCGAACGCCTGCGCGCTCGACGAGCTCACGCGGCGAGGCGTCGCCTTCATCGCTCATGAGATCGATGAAGGCGCGCCCTGGCGCAATCCGTTGCAAAGCCTGCATGCGACCGATGCGGCGCTCGATCTCATCGCAGCGAGCGAGCCGGATCTTCTGCTCACATTCGACGCCGCCGAGCTCATCTCCTTCGCCGCGCTCAAAACAGCGGCGAGCCGCTGCGGCGTTCCCTTTGTCACGGTCGTCAATATTCTGCTCGAAAATATCGAGCAGCGCGTCGGCCCGACTTTTCATCGTCTCGTCGCCGGCCTCGCAGACGCGGAGGCGATCGTCTTCGCCTGCGAAGCGCATCGTCGGCGTTTCGCCTCGCTTTTTCCCGAT
The sequence above is a segment of the Methylosinus trichosporium OB3b genome. Coding sequences within it:
- a CDS encoding FAD-dependent oxidoreductase — protein: MNVQFDPKSAATPSSHKKRVAIVGGGPGGLFTARHLADKAGDACEIVIFEASERPGGKIVTREFPGVGPYEAGVAEIYDYSSRGPDPLRQLIVDELGLGIKHISGGPCVIDRKIILSPDDLAQNFSERTRDEVVAFRTRCAEMLGPDAFYHSVAEVDNAHPWSQISAEALLTREISDETARRYVRAMAHSDVSAPPHQTNGLTFLKNALMDVDGYMDIYSVIGGNEQIVERLVDDLDAELRLNSIVRSVQPLGDGTYALEVDCNGFVETQIFDYVALALPLTALSMIHWRSTLLQETIDRHIAYFDRPGHYLRATLLFERPFWREHIPADWFMLDAFDGCCVYDESARHDFGQLGALAFLIAGNAALSLANVADERIERLCLDALPPQLSQAHDLLLDRRVHRWMASVNALPGGLRTRRRAVNHRPEPRKLPGILMVGDYMFDATLNGVLDSADAATDIILTDILWSRRAPLVESGSTAGAATEATLERFFPADAVADMLRIAFGVEKGASILHIGSASGRMVAALRALGFDAHGLEPDSALHAETAPGLERYNRLGDPTDLPFQDGAFEVLVETGLDRLEPQQGARAIAEFSRVCRRGVLLGAVTTDLPIDLIERHDLLHGVRTLASRWDWSEKLYAAGFSHELMDHRLDEVWKRAVEAGAGAGHWYEDAESVLYCFYQRGEALAGAAASDASPEIPMERIALAAPGAA